The region GAGGTCGTCGAGGAAAGACATGGCCATGCCTCCACGATTGTCACCAGTCAACTCCCCGTGGATTTATGGCATGAACAAATCGGCGATCCCACAATTGCCGACGCCATCCTCGACCGGCTGGTCCATAATGCCCATAAGATCAATCTGTCGATGAAGGGGGAATCGATGAGGAAAAAATATGCCGGCTTGACCTGAAGAATCTTCTATGTAAAAGAGCTGAAAATCCAGCGTCGCTACGCTCCGACCAGGGGTGGCGGATTCAACCGGAACACCATGGCGCTTTGAATCGGAACAGGGTGGCGGATTCCTCCGGAATCAAGTGGCGAAATCAGCGGAATAGGCACCCTTCCAGGGAATCATTGAATTCACCTGCTAGTGTGATCGAGCCCATGAAGTATCCTTCTTTGCAGAGCCTACATTTATTGCAAACTCCATTGGGTTGCCGTAGGTCAAGCCCCTCATGACGGTGTTCGTCTCCTCCAGCCCGACGAGAATGAGCTTGATCCGCATCGCATCCGGCCCTGGTGTGTCGACGATAGTGTATTTTTCGCTGATGACCCGTATCATCTCATTGTACGTGAATGCTTCCATCATGCGGCGGTCGTCGATGGAAATATCACCGAAGCCGTGATCCGCCCCTTCATAAATTCGGACTGGCTCAACAATGAATTTTAAATAGGTCTTTTTTGGCGCATTGTTGTTTACATAGAGCAGTGCCCTGTCGTCCTGGGGATGGGTTTCCATCTTCGAAACCAGGGGGTTGCCGGTACCAACGGTTCCTTCAGCGGCACATCCGGAGAGTGTAACGGCCAGAAACAGAAGTCAGTCAGTTGATAACGTCTCTTAAAACCTCCCTTTTTTTATCTGGATTTTATAAAATAATCCTGTAACGTTCAGCGTAATTTATTTTGTGTTCTTTGAAAATAGTTCTTGACACGGTTTTTGGTAAGAATATCTAAAAAAATCAGTGCGATATTCAACTACCATTACAATGGCGCCACAATGATGTCATGCGCCGCTTGATTTACCTGCAAAGCATTCTCTAACACCACCGGTCGCGTTGAAAATTATTCAGTGACCTATCAAAAAACGCGGATAGACTGAATGACCGTTGAGAACATTAACGTAGAAAATGCGATGCAACGGGTAAACGATCTTATTGCACAAGAGAAAAATTTGTCTCCGGCTCTCAAGGCGAGCCTTGAGGCCGCCACGGTCGTCTCATGGAATTGGAACCGGTGACATCCAGCACTTCGCCCTTCTAGGGCTGGTTCTTTGAAATAGATTTCGGATGGCGTCCGATAATCCAGGGACTGGTGCCTATAAGACCAATCTGTTAATTGAAAAGGAATTGATGAGGATGAAACTATCCAAACTGTTAATGGTGCTAAGCTTTTTCGTATTTTTTGAATTGTTTGTAAATTCTGCCCTTGCTGAAAAAGAGGGAAAGTTGCCTATATTCCCTGATGCGACAGAGAAAGTGTGT is a window of Syntrophus gentianae DNA encoding:
- a CDS encoding ATP-binding protein — its product is EVVEERHGHASTIVTSQLPVDLWHEQIGDPTIADAILDRLVHNAHKINLSMKGESMRKKYAGLT
- a CDS encoding DUF3313 family protein; translated protein: METHPQDDRALLYVNNNAPKKTYLKFIVEPVRIYEGADHGFGDISIDDRRMMEAFTYNEMIRVISEKYTIVDTPGPDAMRIKLILVGLEETNTVMRGLTYGNPMEFAINVGSAKKDTSWARSH